In Sphingomonas sp. SORGH_AS_0950, the following are encoded in one genomic region:
- a CDS encoding Hpt domain-containing protein yields the protein MTYEHGTIDSALAAVAGDEPAVIQDLRRAFVDGVNHAVETLHAAEGGQEWREAALRLKGLAASVNALPLMTLAAQAATRDAPDAELLVRIGEVVARL from the coding sequence ATGACCTATGAACACGGAACAATCGATTCCGCGCTGGCGGCGGTGGCCGGTGATGAGCCTGCGGTGATCCAGGATTTGCGCCGGGCCTTTGTCGACGGCGTGAACCATGCGGTGGAAACGCTGCACGCGGCAGAGGGCGGGCAGGAGTGGCGCGAGGCGGCGCTTCGCCTGAAGGGGCTGGCGGCCAGCGTCAATGCGCTGCCGCTGATGACGCTGGCCGCGCAGGCGGCGACGCGCGATGCGCCCGACGCCGAACTGCTCGTCCGGATCGGCGAGGTCGTCGCGCGGCTCTGA
- a CDS encoding DUF1467 family protein: MHWTSALAIYVLFWFLAVFLVLPFGVRTAHEAGETHIPGTAESAPHVFAVGRFLRRTTITATVMFALFYLNYVYGWITADMLDWSGMSRGV; this comes from the coding sequence ATGCACTGGACGTCGGCGCTTGCGATCTACGTCCTGTTCTGGTTCCTCGCGGTGTTCCTGGTCCTGCCCTTCGGGGTCAGGACCGCGCATGAGGCCGGGGAGACGCACATCCCCGGCACCGCCGAAAGCGCCCCGCACGTCTTTGCCGTCGGGCGCTTCCTGCGGCGCACGACGATCACCGCGACGGTGATGTTCGCGCTCTTCTACCTCAATTACGTTTATGGCTGGATCACCGCCGACATGCTCGACTGGAGCGGGATGAGCCGGGGCGTCTGA
- a CDS encoding ribonuclease J, protein MTPKKELLFCALGGSGEIGMNVNLYGTEGKWVMVDCGITFADPAYPGIDVILPDLSFIEDRLDDLVGIVLTHGHEDHIGALPYLAEDLGVPIYATAFTAGLVRGKLEEEGSASRVKLRVMEAGKAFEVGPFDFTFVPLSHSIPEANALLIETAVGRVFHTGDWKIDPTPVIGKPASPAQLSSIGDRGVDILVCDSTNAFNTEASGSEASVRPGIAETVAKAKGRVVVTTFASNAARLVTLGEVAKETGRKLCVTGRSLDRILKVGKACGYFKGFPETVDPETAMRLPKDRVLIVATGGQGEPRAALSRIAEGSHTIRLDTGDTVIFSARQIPGNETAVGRIQNILAGKGVRMVTERQAHVHVSGHPGQPELAQMYKWLRPRTLMPVHGEMRHMMEHARFATTQGVPQTLVQSDGDIVRLLPGNATKIGNAPVGRLVLDGDVILPSDGSTMNERRKLAINGQISVGVAVAKGRLVGSPQVRVQGVPVEDERDAFIAEAVAAAAKAVDGPRRATDKLREDIRLSVRRVATRWTGKKPIVDVLLIEG, encoded by the coding sequence ATGACTCCCAAGAAAGAATTGCTGTTCTGCGCGCTCGGTGGCTCGGGCGAAATCGGCATGAACGTGAACCTGTACGGCACCGAAGGCAAATGGGTGATGGTCGATTGCGGCATCACCTTCGCCGATCCGGCCTATCCCGGCATCGACGTGATCCTGCCCGACCTGTCCTTCATCGAGGATCGGCTGGACGATCTGGTCGGCATCGTGCTGACCCATGGGCATGAAGACCATATCGGCGCGCTGCCCTATCTGGCCGAGGATCTGGGCGTGCCGATCTATGCCACCGCCTTCACCGCCGGGCTGGTTCGCGGCAAGCTGGAGGAAGAGGGCAGCGCCAGCCGCGTCAAGCTGCGCGTGATGGAGGCGGGCAAGGCGTTCGAGGTCGGCCCGTTTGACTTCACCTTCGTTCCGCTGTCGCACTCGATCCCCGAGGCCAATGCGCTGCTGATCGAGACCGCTGTCGGCCGGGTGTTCCACACTGGCGACTGGAAGATCGACCCGACCCCGGTGATCGGCAAGCCCGCCAGCCCGGCGCAGCTGTCGTCGATCGGCGACCGGGGTGTCGACATCCTGGTCTGCGATTCGACCAACGCCTTCAACACCGAAGCCTCGGGCTCGGAAGCCAGCGTCCGTCCGGGCATCGCCGAGACGGTCGCCAAGGCCAAGGGCCGGGTGGTCGTCACCACCTTCGCATCCAATGCCGCGCGTCTGGTGACGCTGGGCGAGGTCGCCAAGGAGACCGGGCGCAAGCTGTGCGTCACCGGCCGCTCGCTCGACCGGATCCTGAAGGTCGGCAAGGCTTGTGGCTACTTCAAGGGCTTCCCCGAAACGGTCGATCCCGAAACCGCGATGCGGCTTCCCAAGGACCGCGTGCTGATCGTCGCGACCGGCGGGCAGGGTGAGCCGCGCGCCGCACTGTCGCGGATCGCCGAGGGCAGCCATACGATCCGCCTCGACACGGGCGATACGGTGATCTTCTCCGCGCGCCAGATTCCGGGCAACGAGACCGCGGTCGGTCGTATCCAGAACATCCTGGCGGGCAAGGGCGTCCGCATGGTCACCGAGCGCCAGGCGCATGTCCATGTGTCGGGCCATCCCGGCCAGCCCGAACTGGCCCAGATGTACAAGTGGCTGCGTCCCCGCACGCTGATGCCGGTGCATGGCGAGATGCGGCATATGATGGAACATGCCCGCTTCGCGACGACGCAGGGCGTGCCGCAGACGCTGGTCCAGTCGGACGGCGACATCGTTCGCCTGCTGCCGGGCAACGCGACCAAGATCGGCAACGCGCCGGTCGGCCGTCTGGTGCTGGACGGCGACGTGATCCTGCCCTCGGACGGGTCGACGATGAACGAGCGCCGCAAGCTGGCGATCAACGGCCAGATTTCGGTCGGCGTCGCGGTCGCCAAGGGGCGGCTGGTCGGCAGCCCCCAGGTGCGGGTGCAGGGCGTGCCCGTCGAGGACGAGCGCGATGCCTTCATCGCCGAAGCGGTGGCGGCCGCCGCCAAGGCGGTGGACGGCCCGCGCCGCGCCACCGACAAGCTGCGCGAGGATATCCGCCTGTCGGTGCGCCGGGTCGCGACCCGCTGGACCGGCAAGAAGCCGATCGTCGACGTCCTCCTGATCGAGGGCTGA
- a CDS encoding type III pantothenate kinase, whose product MLLAIDAGNTNVVFALLEGRTIKGRWRIATDPRRTGDEYAVWINQLLALEGYAREDVTGVIIATVVPRALHNLEVLAQKYFKVDPLIAGRGAAEWGIEIDVNEPASLGADRAVNTIAAHALYPGDLITIDFGTATTFDISDYQGAYKGGIIAPGINLSLDALVTAAAKLPRIAIEAPESRNVIGRNTVDQMHIGIFWGYVAMIEGLVARLKAQVGRPVKVLATGGLAALLSPHTDVFDHIEPDLTIQGLAILWERAHIR is encoded by the coding sequence ATGCTGCTTGCGATCGATGCCGGGAACACGAATGTGGTCTTCGCGCTGCTCGAAGGGCGGACGATCAAGGGCCGGTGGCGGATCGCGACCGATCCGCGTCGGACCGGCGACGAATATGCGGTCTGGATCAACCAGTTGCTCGCACTGGAAGGCTATGCGCGCGAGGATGTGACCGGGGTCATCATCGCGACCGTGGTGCCGCGCGCGCTCCACAATCTGGAAGTGCTGGCGCAGAAATATTTCAAGGTCGACCCGCTGATCGCCGGTCGCGGCGCCGCCGAATGGGGCATAGAGATCGACGTCAACGAGCCCGCCTCGCTGGGCGCGGACCGCGCGGTGAACACCATTGCGGCGCACGCACTCTATCCCGGCGATCTGATCACCATCGATTTCGGCACCGCGACGACCTTCGACATCAGCGACTATCAGGGCGCCTATAAGGGCGGGATCATCGCGCCGGGCATCAACCTGTCGCTCGACGCGCTCGTCACCGCCGCCGCCAAGCTGCCGCGCATCGCGATCGAGGCGCCGGAAAGCCGCAATGTCATCGGCCGCAACACGGTCGACCAGATGCATATCGGCATCTTCTGGGGCTATGTCGCGATGATCGAGGGACTGGTCGCGCGCCTGAAGGCGCAGGTTGGGCGGCCGGTCAAGGTGCTGGCAACCGGCGGTCTCGCCGCGCTGCTGAGCCCGCATACCGACGTATTCGATCATATCGAACCCGATCTGACCATTCAGGGGCTGGCGATCCTGTGGGAACGCGCCCATATTCGGTAA
- a CDS encoding biotin--[acetyl-CoA-carboxylase] ligase, whose translation MLHVPETGSTNADLRQLAEAGGEDGLWLRADRQTAGRGRQGRDWSSPIGNYYGSTLVRLQPGDPSPATLALVAAVAIEEAVRSCLPAIEDRLRLKWPNDLLIDGAKLSGILLERVGDAVIIGIGINLASAPDLPDRATTSLAAQGVAVSVASMQDRLSEAMSCWVEAWRTWGLSAVTARWESRAHPRGTPLNARLPDGQSLDGVFDGLAGDGALRLGLADGSVHVIHAGDIFLI comes from the coding sequence GTGCTGCACGTCCCGGAAACGGGATCGACCAATGCCGATCTTCGCCAGCTTGCGGAGGCGGGCGGCGAAGACGGTCTTTGGCTCCGCGCCGACCGCCAGACGGCGGGGCGCGGACGCCAGGGGCGGGACTGGTCCTCGCCCATCGGCAATTATTACGGATCGACGCTGGTGCGGTTGCAGCCGGGCGATCCGAGCCCCGCGACGCTGGCGCTGGTCGCCGCGGTGGCGATCGAAGAGGCGGTGCGATCCTGCCTCCCCGCGATCGAAGACCGGCTTCGCCTCAAATGGCCCAACGACCTGCTGATCGACGGCGCCAAGCTGTCCGGCATATTGCTGGAGCGGGTGGGGGATGCGGTCATTATCGGCATCGGCATCAACCTGGCCTCCGCGCCCGACCTGCCCGACCGGGCGACGACCTCGCTGGCGGCACAGGGCGTAGCGGTCAGCGTGGCGTCGATGCAGGACCGGCTGTCCGAGGCCATGTCCTGCTGGGTCGAGGCGTGGCGGACCTGGGGTCTGTCCGCCGTGACCGCGCGCTGGGAATCGCGGGCGCATCCGCGTGGCACGCCCTTGAATGCCCGCTTGCCCGACGGACAGAGCCTCGACGGCGTCTTCGACGGACTGGCGGGGGACGGGGCTTTACGGCTCGGCTTGGCGGATGGCTCGGTGCATGTCATCCATGCCGGTGACATTTTCCTGATCTGA
- the nuoN gene encoding NADH-quinone oxidoreductase subunit NuoN, with translation MSYSLNLLMVLPELVLTLGAIALMLVAAWGGTASTRGISIAAVFVLAGAMVALAGPATTGGLAFGGLYRADAFAGFAKVLIYLATAVAIIMAPRFFARSPGEDLRPEYPILMLLSAVGMGMMVSAGDLLTLYVGLELQSLSAYVLASFMRRDGRSAEAGLKYFVLGALASGILLYGISLVYGFTGSTDFAQIAGAYGRDAAMGTRSLGLMFGLVFVFAGLAFKMSAVPFHMWTPDVYEGAPTPVTAFFASAPKVAAMALAIRVAVEAMGSAVQQWQQIVTFAALASIILGAVAAIGQTNIKRLLAYSSINNVGFALIGLAAGTAQGVAAVLTYLTIYVIMTLGAFLIVIRMRDEQGNPMESIASLSGLSRTRPALAWAMAFFMFSVAGIPPLLGFYAKFAVFNAAVAAGLFPLAVIGVVASVIGAYYYLRIVKTMFFDEPVGAWDNSDAQPVENGLIALSALFVSPVGYLLIPVLGAWSLAAARALF, from the coding sequence ATGAGCTATTCGTTGAACCTCTTGATGGTCCTGCCCGAGCTGGTGCTGACCCTCGGCGCGATCGCGCTGATGCTCGTCGCCGCCTGGGGCGGAACCGCCTCGACGCGCGGGATCTCCATTGCGGCGGTGTTCGTGCTGGCGGGGGCGATGGTCGCGCTCGCCGGTCCGGCGACCACGGGCGGGCTGGCCTTTGGCGGCCTGTACCGGGCGGATGCCTTTGCCGGTTTCGCCAAGGTGCTGATCTATCTGGCGACCGCAGTGGCGATCATCATGGCGCCGCGCTTCTTCGCCCGCTCGCCGGGTGAGGATCTGCGTCCCGAATATCCGATCCTGATGCTGCTCTCGGCGGTCGGCATGGGCATGATGGTGTCGGCGGGCGACCTGCTGACGCTCTATGTCGGTCTGGAACTGCAGAGCCTGTCGGCCTATGTGCTGGCCAGCTTCATGCGGCGCGATGGCCGCTCGGCCGAAGCGGGCCTGAAATATTTCGTGCTGGGCGCGCTGGCGTCAGGCATCCTGCTTTACGGCATCTCGCTGGTCTATGGCTTCACCGGCTCGACCGACTTCGCGCAGATCGCGGGTGCTTATGGTCGTGACGCGGCGATGGGCACGCGCTCGCTGGGCCTGATGTTCGGCCTGGTGTTCGTGTTTGCGGGCCTTGCGTTCAAGATGTCGGCGGTGCCGTTCCACATGTGGACCCCGGACGTCTATGAGGGCGCGCCGACCCCGGTGACCGCCTTCTTCGCCTCGGCCCCCAAGGTCGCGGCGATGGCGCTGGCGATCCGCGTCGCGGTCGAGGCCATGGGCTCGGCGGTGCAGCAGTGGCAGCAGATCGTGACCTTCGCCGCACTGGCGTCGATCATTCTCGGCGCCGTGGCGGCGATCGGGCAGACCAACATCAAGCGGCTGCTGGCCTATTCGTCGATCAACAATGTCGGCTTCGCGCTGATCGGTCTGGCGGCCGGCACGGCGCAGGGCGTCGCGGCGGTGCTGACCTATCTGACCATCTACGTCATCATGACGCTGGGTGCGTTCCTGATCGTCATCCGCATGCGCGACGAGCAGGGCAATCCGATGGAGTCGATCGCCAGCCTGTCGGGGCTGTCCCGCACGCGTCCGGCGCTCGCCTGGGCGATGGCCTTCTTCATGTTCTCGGTCGCGGGCATCCCGCCGCTGCTCGGCTTCTATGCCAAGTTCGCGGTGTTCAACGCGGCGGTCGCGGCGGGGCTGTTCCCGCTGGCGGTGATCGGTGTCGTCGCCTCGGTGATCGGTGCCTATTATTATCTCCGCATCGTCAAGACGATGTTCTTCGACGAGCCCGTCGGGGCCTGGGACAATAGCGATGCGCAGCCGGTCGAGAATGGCCTGATCGCGCTGTCGGCGCTGTTCGTCTCGCCGGTCGGCTATCTGCTGATCCCGGTACTGGGCGCCTGGTCGCTCGCGGCGGCGCGGGCTCTGTTCTGA
- a CDS encoding NADH-quinone oxidoreductase subunit M, with the protein MQGFPILSVMLAVPAVAAIACLFLNAQGARMLALAATLVDFVLGIVLWTQFDVGGAQWQFVEHAPGIFGPFGWSLGIDGFALLLIMLSVFLMPICIGASWRAIDKRVPEYMGLFLFTEVLMIGTFAAQDLFLFYVFFEAGLIPMYLIIGIWGGANRIYASYKFFLYTLLGSLLMFVAMLYMARTAGTTSIPALLAYDFPASVQTWLWVAFFASFAVKMPMWPVHTWLPDAHVQAPTAGSVILAGVLLKLGGYGFLRFLLPMFPEASGQLTWLIFALSAVAVIYASLVALVQSDMKKLIAYSSVAHMAIVTIGLYAFNQQGIEGAMIMMLSHGLVSGALFLCVGVIYDRLHTREIARYGGLSINMPKYAVFFLFFTMASIGLPGTSGFVAEFLSLMGTYQVSTWTALLCTTGIILGAAYMLYLYRRIAYGEIKSDEVAAMPDMSARELWLLAPIAAVTLWMGVYPESFLAPMRKDVTILLQRIDRANPGSDSRPTAGNPALATTHAPEHQAAHGEAH; encoded by the coding sequence ATGCAGGGCTTCCCGATCCTCTCCGTCATGCTGGCGGTCCCGGCTGTTGCCGCGATCGCCTGCCTCTTCCTCAACGCGCAGGGCGCGCGGATGCTGGCGCTGGCCGCCACGCTGGTCGACTTCGTCCTGGGCATCGTGCTCTGGACGCAGTTCGACGTGGGCGGCGCGCAGTGGCAATTCGTCGAACATGCCCCCGGCATCTTCGGCCCGTTCGGCTGGTCGCTCGGCATCGACGGTTTCGCGCTACTGCTGATCATGCTCAGCGTGTTCCTCATGCCGATCTGCATCGGCGCCAGCTGGCGCGCGATCGACAAGCGCGTTCCCGAATATATGGGGCTGTTCCTGTTCACCGAGGTGCTGATGATCGGCACTTTCGCAGCGCAGGACCTGTTCCTCTTCTACGTCTTCTTCGAAGCCGGCCTGATCCCGATGTATCTGATCATCGGCATCTGGGGCGGGGCGAACCGCATCTACGCGTCGTACAAGTTCTTCCTGTACACGCTGCTCGGCTCGCTGCTGATGTTCGTCGCGATGCTCTATATGGCGCGCACGGCGGGCACGACCTCGATCCCGGCGCTTCTCGCCTATGACTTCCCGGCCTCGGTCCAGACCTGGTTGTGGGTCGCCTTCTTCGCGTCGTTCGCGGTCAAGATGCCGATGTGGCCAGTCCACACCTGGCTTCCCGACGCGCACGTCCAGGCGCCGACGGCGGGTTCGGTCATCCTGGCGGGCGTCCTGCTGAAGCTGGGTGGCTATGGCTTCCTGCGCTTCCTGCTGCCGATGTTCCCGGAGGCGAGCGGACAGCTGACCTGGCTGATCTTCGCGCTGTCGGCGGTGGCGGTGATCTATGCCTCGCTGGTCGCGCTGGTGCAGTCCGACATGAAGAAGCTGATCGCCTATTCGTCGGTCGCGCACATGGCGATCGTGACCATCGGCCTCTATGCCTTCAACCAGCAGGGTATCGAGGGCGCGATGATCATGATGCTCAGCCATGGTCTGGTGTCGGGCGCGCTCTTCCTGTGCGTCGGCGTCATCTATGACCGGCTGCACACCCGTGAGATCGCGCGCTATGGCGGGCTGTCGATCAACATGCCGAAATACGCCGTGTTCTTCCTGTTCTTCACCATGGCGTCGATCGGTCTGCCGGGCACCAGCGGCTTCGTCGCCGAGTTCCTGTCGCTGATGGGCACCTATCAGGTGTCGACCTGGACCGCGCTGCTCTGCACCACGGGCATCATCCTGGGTGCGGCGTATATGCTCTATCTCTACCGGCGGATCGCTTATGGCGAGATCAAGTCGGACGAGGTGGCGGCGATGCCCGACATGTCGGCGCGCGAGCTCTGGCTGCTGGCCCCAATCGCGGCGGTGACTTTGTGGATGGGCGTCTATCCGGAAAGCTTCCTGGCGCCGATGCGCAAGGACGTGACGATCCTGCTCCAGCGGATCGACCGGGCCAACCCCGGTTCGGACAGCCGCCCCACCGCCGGTAACCCGGCGCTGGCCACCACCCATGCCCCTGAGCACCAAGCTGCGCACGGGGAGGCGCACTGA